The following nucleotide sequence is from Primulina tabacum isolate GXHZ01 chromosome 2, ASM2559414v2, whole genome shotgun sequence.
CCATCCCTCCCTTTTTTGACTAAGATCAGATTTTTATTCACAAGATCCTCCAAGTATCGTTCTCCCACGTCTTCCAAGTAGCTAAAGCGATCACTTGGTTTAAGAAATCCCTCTGCAACCCACAAATTGATAAGCTCGGAAACATTGACTTTCGAGTCTTCTGGGAAAGCTGTGATATAGAGAAAACATGGCTTTAGCCAAAGAGgtaaacgatcataactcaaaCATATTACCTTTGAGCATTGCAACTCAATTGTCGGTTCCATTGAACTTATATTTTTCGAAATATTTTCCCACACTTTTTCTCTCATGTTGCCTATAGAAATGAGCCCTGCAACCACTACAATCGTAAGCGGAAGTCCCCCACAATTTATTGCAATCTTCTTTCCGATTTCCTCCAGATGGAGAGGACAAGATTCTTgtccaaaaatcatttcttgAAGTAGTTTCCAACTTTGATCTTTGTTCAAAAAATCCATTTGGTGGAGTAGATCACTAGAACATCCTGCATGAATAGCAACATCTGATAGCCTAGTAGTTAACAAGATTCGACTTCCACTACCATCGTCTGGAAATATCACCCTCAAATCATCCCAAACCTTGGTACTCCATATATCATCAATCACAACGAGATATCGCCTACCCATAAGATGTTGGTACACTAGGGTTTTCAATTTCTCATCACTTTGACCAGATAGTTCCTTTTCGGATTTCTGAAGTAACACTGAAAGcatctctcttctttcataCTCTGCAGACACTGTAATCCATGAACAAAAGTCGAAGTGTTGAGTACGAAGCAAATCCTCATAAGCTCTTCTAGCTAGAGTCGTCTTCCCGATTCCTCCCATCCCAACAATTGGGATAATTCGGAGCGTAGCTGAAGATTCGTACAACCGTTCTTtgattttgttcaaatcatccCCGAGTCCTACAATAATGTTTCTGGTAGTTGTTTTGAGTGTAGATGGATGGTCAACACGAGAAGAATAAGTTCTGGACCGGACATCTTCTGCCGTGCCGTTGTTCATCTTTATCGACTCTTCCAAGATAAAATTGATTCTTTCAAGCGCCATGTTTAGGTCTCGATCCAAGTTCACGACTTTGTCGCAATTAGCCTCTGATGAACTCGAATGACTGTTGTTTCTTGGTATCGAACACATATACGAATCCATGAAATCTTGCGCTTCAAATGAAGCTTTTCTGATTCCATTTCCCACAAGATCAAGTGTTCCGTCACAGCACTTGTCTGAATAATCTTCGAGGAAGTTGATgataaaattaacattttcatgGAGGGAAACAATTCTTTCTTTGTGAAGAGGATCGATATACTGTTCAAGATCCAAAATCTGTCGCAACGATCGAGCAAGGGAAAGAAGCGCGGCATAAACAGCGGC
It contains:
- the LOC142536738 gene encoding putative late blight resistance protein homolog R1A-3, giving the protein MAAVYAALLSLARSLRQILDLEQYIDPLHKERIVSLHENVNFIINFLEDYSDKCCDGTLDLVGNGIRKASFEAQDFMDSYMCSIPRNNSHSSSSEANCDKVVNLDRDLNMALERINFILEESIKMNNGTAEDVRSRTYSSRVDHPSTLKTTTRNIIVGLGDDLNKIKERLYESSATLRIIPIVGMGGIGKTTLARRAYEDLLRTQHFDFCSWITVSAEYERREMLSVLLQKSEKELSGQSDEKLKTLVYQHLMGRRYLVVIDDIWSTKVWDDLRVIFPDDGSGSRILLTTRLSDVAIHAGCSSDLLHQMDFLNKDQSWKLLQEMIFGQESCPLHLEEIGKKIAINCGGLPLTIVVVAGLISIGNMREKVWENISKNISSMEPTIELQCSKVICLSYDRLPLWLKPCFLYITAFPEDSKVNVSELINLWVAEGFLKPSDRFSYLEDVGERYLEDLVNKNLILVKKGRDGKPESVGMHDLLREICITKAEEEGFFHHISSKKNAWKDVAENPNRRISIHCTQDFHEWQIQDSSIRSVLLFSKKNSESRLYLSCRQLSILNASDITWPNFSDVISTFINLRYIAFALNDISCPHGFPASISKLPYLETIIAFVSSLGRLQVPYEIWEMPKLRHLFMNDRFHLSYPSDIGIVHKTGIQSLGTVINFRFTEEVIEKLVNLKSLTVFFAVYDGRWDYLNLNNLFRLQNLEVLRVTVQSVPYLRIWSYAFPISLKKLSLRLVNFPWENMAIIGSLPNLQMLEMVGILVTDDSEWTPMEGQFLRLKHFQSTFDYLVKWEVEKEHFPCLESLIFCHARSIDEIPSGIGEIDSLQLIELRYCQESLVNSAKKIQEQQHENGNDSFEVLVIRSNN